The genomic interval GCGGAGCCTGGCCGCCAGTTTCGGCCGGTCCGCCTTCTTCGGCCCCCTCCGCCCGCCGGGCCGACGCTCGCGGCTGGGGGCAACGTGCGGGGTCGCCCCCCGGTCTTCGAGCTCGCGAAGAAACGCGCCGGCGTCGTAGCCGGCGTCGGCTCCGACCGTGCGGGCGCTGATCCCGTGGGTCGTCTTGAGCGTGTCGACCAGTTCCAGGGCCGTCTCCCGCTCAGCGAAGCCGTTGGCCTCGGAGAGCTTCATCCCCACGATGATGCCGCTGCGGTTGTCCACCAGCAGGTGGCCCATGTGCGAGAGCTTGGCGGGCTGGCCGTCGCCCTTGCGGTAGAGCTTGGCCTCCGGATCGGTCACGCTGCGGTGCGTGGCGTTGCTGCGCTTCTGGCCGTGGAAGTCTTGCTCGGGGTTGCGGCTCTTGAAGCCACCGGTGCCGCCGGGACCCTTGTCGTGGTCCTGATCGTCGCCGCCGCAGTGCTGCTTGCGGGCTTGAGCGGCATCGGCGGTGGCGTTGGGCACGAAGCTCTTGATGGAGCCGTGGCTCTCGATGAGCGTGCCGTCGACGCTGAAGTGCTCGGTGGAGACCTTGCCCGTGTCGATGGCCAGCTTGGTGACGGCGGTGAAGAACTTCTCGGCGAGCTTGTGCTTGATCAGCCGGTCGCGGTTGTGGGTGAAGGCGGTGGCGGCGGGGACCGGCTCGGCGGGGTCCATGCCGCAGAACCACCGGAACACCAGGTCGGTGTCGAGGCGGTCGAAGAGCTTGGCTTCGCTGGAGACGCCGTAGAGCGCCTGCAAGAGCATGAGCTTGAGCAGCCGCTCAGGCGGGACACCTGGGCGGCCCACGTCGGCGTAGGCCGCGTCGAAGTCGGCGGTCATGTCGCCGAGGATGCGGTCGACGATCCGGCGAATCGGCCGCAGCGGGTGGTCGGGGCGGATGCGTTCTTCGAGGTCGATCGCGAAGAACATCGGGGACGAGGAAGCGACGCGGCCACGCATGAGAAGGCTCCTGAGGAAGAAGCCTCAGAAGTTAGCGCCATGGACAGGGTTTTGCAGCGGCCTGCTAGGCCGGGCACCGCGGGGCTGCGGAAGCCGGGTCCGGCCCCCCGCGGCGTCACGCCAGCATCGCCGAGAGCCCCGGGCGGAAGACGACCTTGCCGTCGACCACCACCAGCTTCGCGTCCAGGTGCATCCGCACCGCCTCGGCGAGGATGCGTCCCTCGAGCTTCTGGCCCTTGGCCCGCACGTCCTCGGCCCCGTCGCGGCCGACGTCGATCGGGAAGACGTCCTGGAGGATGATCGGGCCCTCGTCGAGCTGCTCGGTCACGTAGTGCGCGGTGCAGCCGGCGACGCGGGCGCCGGCCTCCCAGGCGC from Phycisphaera mikurensis NBRC 102666 carries:
- a CDS encoding IS5 family transposase yields the protein MRGRVASSSPMFFAIDLEERIRPDHPLRPIRRIVDRILGDMTADFDAAYADVGRPGVPPERLLKLMLLQALYGVSSEAKLFDRLDTDLVFRWFCGMDPAEPVPAATAFTHNRDRLIKHKLAEKFFTAVTKLAIDTGKVSTEHFSVDGTLIESHGSIKSFVPNATADAAQARKQHCGGDDQDHDKGPGGTGGFKSRNPEQDFHGQKRSNATHRSVTDPEAKLYRKGDGQPAKLSHMGHLLVDNRSGIIVGMKLSEANGFAERETALELVDTLKTTHGISARTVGADAGYDAGAFLRELEDRGATPHVAPSRERRPGGRRGPKKADRPKLAARLRNFRRKLRDRGYAISQRKRKKVEEPFGWLKSHALLSKARLVGRKRIQQQWHIAAAGLTLVRLRNLMAA